The window ACGTGGTAGAAAAGGGGAATCGAAAGTTGCATATAGCGGATATTTTGGCACCGAAAAAGTAAGCAGTCAGTTAGATTTGATGGATGCAGATCAATTAAGGGCTTTTTTAACAGCAAATAAATCGGCTTTCTCTCCAAATGATGATTTGGGTGCCAATACAAATTGGATGAAATCCATCGAACGCTCTACCGCTTATTCTCAAAATCATAACCTTTCTTTTAATGGAGGTTCTGATCATACAATTTATAGTGCAAGTATTAATTATTTTAACAAAGAAGGTATTCTTTCTCAAAGTTCGCTCGAAAGAATTATTGGTCGTTTAAATATTGATCAATTTGCCTTTGACGATAAAGTAAAGTTCAGCTTAAATTTATCAAACTCGAGCAGCAAATCAAACAATGTACCTTTACAAAACATTGTATTGCTTCAGGCAGCAAAGCGTTTGCCAGTTTCACCAATATTTAATGCCGATGGTTCGTACTTCGAAAATTTAAATAATTCGGGATATTTTAATCCAAAAGCAATTACTGGTAATGCCCAAGACGAAACAAAATATAATGTATTATTGGGTGGTTTTAATACGGAAGTAAAACTTCCATTTGGATTTACTTATAACATTAATTTATCTTACCAAAAAACGACTGCTGCACATGGCGAATTTTATAGTAGTTATTTTGGCAAGTATCCAACATCAAATTTTTATAATAATCCAGATCCAGGCGTTGGAATAGCACATACACTTATCGGAAGTCTTTTCGGCTCAAACGGTTCTGCATTGCGTAGTAATTTCGAAAACTCTACTAAAACACTCGAAACTTTTTTAACCTGGAATAAAAAACTTGGCGATCATTCTTTAAATGCAGTATTGGGCTATACTTATCAGGATAATGTTTATGGAGATGGGTTTCAAACATCAAGCACTAACTTCCCAACAGATAACATCGGATTTTCAAACCTAACCTTAGGAAATCCATATGCAATTTCATCCTACAGAATAAATTTAGGAAACGATTTAACGTATGGAAGAATATTGATGATCTCCGATTTCTTTAGAGTTAATTACAGCTATAAAGATAAATACCTTTTCCAAGGATCTATTAGAAGAGATGGAAGTTCTGTATTCGGCGATAACAACCAGTGGGGCTACTTCCCTTCAGCAGGTTTAGCCTGGAGAATCAGCGAAGAAAACTTTATGAAAAATCAGTCGGTTGTTAGTGATTTAAAACTTCGTTTAAGTTACGGTGTAACTGGTAATTCATCAGGAATTGGCGCTTACACAGGTAAATTAATTTATGGAATCAGCGGAACATATTATAACAATGGCATTCAAGCTGCTGCTTATGCACCTGTACAAGGCTCTAATCCAAATTTGAAGTGGGAACGAACCGCAACTAAAAATGCTGGTCTTGATTTTGGGTTATTTAAAAACAAGGTTACAGGTAGTGTTGATGTTTATGATAAAAATACTACAGACATGCTTTTTAAATATAATGTTTCAGCATCACTTGTACCAGGTGGCGCAATATGGGCAAATGGCGGAAGTATTAATAATAAAGGTATTGAGGTAAGTTTAAATGTTACCCCAGTTTCTACTAAAAACTTTTCATGGTCTACCAGCTTAAATGGCGCATACAACAAAAATAAAATTACCAGCTTAAAAGGTCCTTATTCAAATGGAGATTCGGTTCGATATTCTGATCCTGAAGGACCTGGACAAACTAATGCAACCTTACAAATCTTAAAGGTAGGTTATCCATTAGGCCAGTTTTTCACTTTAAAATATGCTGGCAAAGATGCAAATGGAAATTCAACTTTCTTTAAACGTGATGGTTCTACAACAACAAGTCCTGGTATTGGTACTGATTATTTTTACTTAGGCAGTGCCCAACCAAAAGTTTTAATGGGCTGGAGCAATACCTTTAAGTATAAAGATTTTGATCTAAATATTTTTATAAGAGGAACATTCGGCAATAAAATATTTAATGCCACTCGAGCAGATTTATCTTACACCGCAGGAGCAACGGTTAATAATATTTTGAATAGCGCTGCTGATGATAAAATTTCTGATACTCGGAATTCTTATTACTCTGATAGATACATCGAAAACGGATCTTATGTTCGTTTAGACAATGCAACATTGGGTTATAACTTCAAAACACCTTTCAAATACGTTAGTAATATCCGTTTATATGCTTCTACTAATAACCTTTTTACCATAACTGGCTATAAGGGTATAGATCCTGAAGTTAACCAGGGTGGTGTTGCACCAGGTGTGGATTATAATAATTTCTATCCAAAAACCCGCACCTTTTTATTCGGTGCTAATGTATCATTTTAAGAAAGTAATTATAAGTATGAAAAAGATAATATCAGGAATATTAGCCTTAATAACAGGAGCTTTAATGTTCACATCGTGCCAAAAGCTCGATATACCCATCACCACTGAACTTACGCCAGAATCATATCCACAAACTGCAGCACAGCTAACTTCTGCTTCTGGGCCAGTTTATATTAATTTAAGAAGTGATTATGGCACAACTTATTGGTTCCTACAAAGTTCTTCCTCAGACGAATCTATGCTCGGCATTTTTGGATCAGATTGGATTGATGGTAACAAATACCTCGAATTACATCGCCACACTTGGACGAAAGATAATGCATGGGTTGCCGCCGGTTGGTCATACTTAACCAATATTATTGGTACAGCTAATCAAACCATATCAATTGTGGGTCAATCTGCACCTGCCGGAGCATCTAAAAATACGAGTATTGCAGAGCTTAAAACTATGAGGGCACTTGCATATTACATGATGATGGATTTATACGGGAATGTTCCATTAGATACACTTTATGGAGCAACTGATTTGAAAACAAATTCGCCCAGAGCACAGGTTTTTAACTATGTAGAAAGTGAATTAAAAGCTGCTATTCCTTATTTAAAATCTACTTCCGGAATGGCAACTTACGGTTTGCCTACAAAATACCTTGCTTATTCTATTTTAGCAAAAATGTATTTAAACGCCGTAGTTTACACCGGAACTGCCCGTTATGATGATTGTATTGCTGCTTCTGATCAAATTATAAGTTCAGGATTATACAGCATTGAACCTATGTCTACCTATCTTCAAATGTTTTATCCAACAAATGGACCCAACCAAAAAGAATTTATTTTTGCAATTCCGTACGATGCATCAACCGCTACTGGAAATATGATCCACGGACGTTATGATGTAAATAGAAATCTCGGCATTCGCTATCAATATTCTGGCTCAACACCTGGTTCATTCGTAAATCCAGTAATGAATCAAAGTGCCGGCGGAGGATTAATCAACAATAAACCAAGCGGCCCAAGAATGACCACTTCAGAATTTTATAGTAATTTTAATGATCCAAATGATGTGCGTAACAAACAATGGCTTACAGGATTGCAGACTTGGCAAGATGGAAGCCCGATTATGGTAAGTACAACTAATTTAGGTTACAATCAATTTTATACAGGTGCCGCTCCAGCTGGAGTTTTCGTTTATCAATTAAACTTAACACCATTGACTTCATCGCGTTTAGGGGCAACCACTTATGATTTGGGCAAGGATGAGATTGCCTGGAATACAGGTTACAGAAACATTAAATTTTTGCCAGATTACACCAACCCAATCAATCGTAACCAAAATAACGATGCACCAATTTTTCGTTTTTCAGACATTTTATTAATGAAAGCTGAAGCGATTTTTAGAGGAGGAACGCCAACACTTGGCGCAACCGCTTTATCACTTGTAAACGGTGTTCGTTCAAACCGTACCACATCTCCTGCTTTAACGGCGCTTACCTTAGATGTTTTATACAATGAGCGTAGCAAAGAATTTGCTTGGGAAGCTTGGCACCGTAACGACATGATCAGATTTGGTAAATTCGAAACCAGTTATGGCTTATCGAAAACAAATACTGATACCTACCGCAGAATCTTCCCGATTCCGAGTACAGCTATCGCTACAAATAATACGCTGGTTCAAAACCCAGGTTACTAGCGGAAATATTAAATTCAATTAATGGAATATTCCGCATTCAATACCAACTGGTATAGGATGTCGGGATATTTTTTTTAAATTAAAAAAGATAAAAATTTTATCTAATGGAACTGCTGCAAGCCATACATCAAAACATTCCACATCAAAAACAAAGATTAGTTTCATTGGATGTTTTACGGGGTTTTGATATGTTTTGGATCATTAGCGGAGAAGGTATTTTCCATGGTTTGGCAAATGGCGTTATGGCCAAACATTCGCTCGTTAGAAACCCAATAAATTGGACCATTGCCACCAATAAGAATCTTAACTTTTTCGAAAATTTATCAATTGGCATTAGCAACCAATTACATCATTCACCTTGGAACGGTTTTACTTTTTACGATTTAATTTTTCCGCTTTTTATCTTTATTTCTGGCGTATCAATGCCATTCTCCTATCAAAAATATTTTGAAGAGAAAGATAAAAACACTAACTCTTCAAAAAAAATTTATGCTGCGCTGATTAAAAGGACGCTGATTTTAATTTTATTAGGCGTAATTATAAATGGATTATTTAAATGGAACGGTTAAGAAAATACCCGCTTTGCAAGTGTACTCGGTCGCATTGCGCTTTCAACTTTTTTTGCTGCATTAATCTATCTAAATTTTTCATTACCTAAACAAATTATCTGGTTTGCAGCTATTTTGATCGGCTATTACTTTATAATGAATTATTTTCCTGTTCCCAATTTTGGTGCTGGAGTATTTACACCAGAAGGAAGTCTATCTTCTTATTTTGATAGACAGTTTTTGCCTGGAAAACTGCACCGTGTAATTTATGATCCTGAAGGCCTGCTAAGCACAATCCCTGCAATTTGTACAGCCATGCTCGGGATTTTTACGGGTACTTTTTTGAAATCAACATCACCAAATTTCAGCCCGCAGAAAAAGGCAATCGTCTTGTTTTTTGTAGGCATCTTAAATATTTACGTTGGCTTAGCATGGAGCCTGATTTTTCCTATTAACAAAACCATGTGGACGAGCACCTTCGTTCTCTTTTCAGGTGGATGGAGCTTGATTTTGCTAGCCGTATTTTATTATGTAATCGATGTTAAAAACATAAAAAAATGGAGCCTACCTTTTATCTGGATTGGTACAAACTCCATTTTAATTTATGTTTGTGCTCATGGATTGATCAATTTTGAATCAACTGCCCAGTTCCTTTTTGGAGGCATTATCAACGCCATTCCTACAATTTGGCAACAAGCTTGTTTATGGATAGGCGTACTTATAATACAATTGTTTCTACTAAGATTTCTCTATGAGAAAAAGTGGTTCCTAAAAATTTAATATGAAACTAAAACACGTCATTTCCGCAGCGATTCTCATTTTATTTAGTTTTAACGCAAGCGCACAGACTTACTTAGAAACATCAAAAAAACTGATTGAGCGGGTTCTACCGAAACATTATCGTTCCTTTTTAACGGAAAGTATAATAAGCAATAATGGTAAAGATGTTTTCGAAATAGAAAGTAAAAACAATCAAATTATACTCCGCGGGAATAATGGTGTAGCGCTTAGTTCTGCACTTTATTATTACCTAACAGAATATGCCCACTGCCAAATTACCTGGAACGGAACGAATTTAAATTTGCCACAAAACTTACCAAAAATTTCACAAAAAGTTAGGAAAGAAACGCCTTACGAATATCGATATTATTTAAACTATTGCACTTTTAATTATAGCATGAGCTGGTGGGACTGGCCACGTTGGGAAAAGGAAATAGATTGGATGGCCTTACATGGAATAAATATGCCATTAGCCATTACTGGTGAAGAATATACTTGGTATCTGCTATATAAAGAAATGGGATTTACAGACCTGGATTTACAGGATTTTTTTACTGGTCCGGCTTATTTTTCTTGGTTTTGGATGGGAAATATCGATGGTTGGGGTGGCCCACTTCCTGTTGATTGGATGAAAAGTCATTTCGAACTGCAAAAGAAAATTTTGAACAGAGAACGGGCCTTAGGTATGAAACCTGTGCTCCCGGCTTTTACTGGCCATGTACCTGCGGCATTTAAAAAGAAGTTTCCTAATGCAAAACTGAAAGCCACAAATTGGACAAATGGTTTTCCAGATACTTACATCCTCGATTCAGAAGACCCAATGTTCGCTTTGATAGGTAAGAAATTTCTTCAAAAGCAAACCGAGATGTTAGGTACAGATCACCTTTATTCGGCAGATACTTTTAATGAAAACGAACCACCATCATCAGAACCAGAATATTTAAGCAAGTTAAGTGCTAGAATTTATGATGGGATGTCGCAAGCCGACCAAAAAGCGATTTGGGTTATGCAAGGATGGCTATTTTATAGTGATAGAAAATTTTGGAAAGAGGCTCAAACCGAGGCGCTTTTAAAAGCAGTTCCCAATGATAAGATGATTTTGCTTGATCTTGCTACAGAGATTGAGCCCGTTTGGAAACGAACTGAAGGATTTTACGGAAAACCGTGGATTTGGAACATGCTGCACAATTTTGGTGGCAATACTAATTTATTCGGCAGAATGGATGTCGTTGCCAATGCTCCAACTGAAGCATTGAAAAATCCAAAAAGCGGAAAAATGAATGGTATCGGACTAACCATGGAAGGCATAGAGCAAAATCCAGTTTTGTATGAGCTTATGATGGAAAATGTTTGGCGGTCTGAACCAATTGATCTTAAAATTTGGCTGCCGAAATTTGTTTTAAATCGCTACGGAAAAGTGAATCAAAATGCGCTTAAAGGATGGGAAATATTAAGAAAAACCGTTTATAATGTTCCTCAAGAAAAGTATGTAAGAGATGGAGCAGAATCAATACTTCAAGCCAGACCTACTCTCGATTCTTCATCTCGCTGGGCAAGAACTACCCTTAACTATAACGAACGCGACCTTCTACCAGCTTGGGACGAATTTATAAAAGCCACACCTATTTGTAAACAAAGCGACGGTTTTCAATATGATCTTGTGGATATTACCAGACAAGTTATGGCCAATTATGCACTTCCTATCCAAAGAAAGATCATTGCTGCTTATCAAAATAAAAATTTGAAAAGCTTCGAAATCGAAAGCAAAAACTTCATCGCCTTAATTGATGATTTGGATAGGTTACTGGCATCTAGAAAAGATTTTATGTTAGGTCCGTGGGTAAATAGTGCTCGAAAATGGGGCAACAACTCAAAGGAAAAGGCTCTTTATGAAATGAACGCAAAAGATTTAATCACACTTTGGGGAGACGCAAACAGCCCACTAAATGAATACGCTTGCAGACAATGGAGCGGACTTCTAAGTGATTTCTATAAGCCCAGATGGGAAATTTTCTTTAACCGTATGGAAGAATCTTTGAATAAGAAAACGCAATTCAATTTAGATAAGTTTAACGATGATATTAAATCTTGGGAGTGGAGGTGGGTAAACCAACGAAAAGATTATGCTTTAACTCCTATCGGAAGTTCTACTGAGATTGCAGTAGAAATGCACAAAAAGTACCGTAAACTGATGGCGGAGGCGCACAAATAGAAAATTAGATAACAATCAACTCATATCCAAAATTAATTAATGAGGATCTCGACACCTAACAAAACTTAGGTTTTCGAAGATTACTATGGACAATATTATTATCTGAAACAGATTACATTCGAACTAAACTGGTCAATTAAATTTGTTCAGGTTTTACTGAAATTCGTTTTAGAATAAACGATAACATTATTGCATATGCCACATATCCAACAAAAATAAAATATCCTGGCTGTAATGAAGTATTGTTTTCAGTTACCGTGGTCAAGAAATCATTATGAATATTTAAATTAGAAAGTTGACTTTTTAAAATCCCATTTAAACCAATATAAGTCATTAAAATACCGACAACCATAACATCAGCCATATCCCACTTGCCGGATTCAAACGCTAGATATTTTACAACTTGATTATCACCTAATTTATTTGCAGCTAAAATATGGATACCCCTTCCTAACATTCTTAATACTGGTAATATGATTACAAATACAAAGATAAGCACCCCGATAACGATAGAATCTGGCTTTGGTTGTTTTATTAACACTTCAACAATGCCTAAAATGCTTTTACTTTGAAAAAATAAAACTTGGTTTTCAAATACTATTTTTTCGCCAAGCAACATAAAGTTAAGGGAATGGATACGGGCATCAACCTCTATTATTGGTGCGGTTATGCCAACAGCTAATAAAACAAATGCAAATAATAGCGATATAATAAAAAGCGAAGTATGAAGGTGAATCTGCTTTCTTACGATTAGCCAAAGCGCTAAAGCAACAAGAACACAACCTAGCATTGCAAACGCGGCATTATAAGTAGCTTTATTTATAAACGCTAATTCTGCATTAATTTTTTTGTTGAATGCTAGCGGATCAGAAACACTATATTTTTTAGCTATATATTTTGTAACCGAATTACTTGCAATTATTGTACTGTCGTATGTTTCTTTTTCGAGTTGATCTAACTTACTAGTTGCAATATTTTTAAGTCTTTTTTTGCTTGCCGGGCTATTGATTTTGGTTATGATTGTTTTCGCAAATGAAGGTACTTGCGCCTGAATTTTTGCGGGATCTACAAACTGCTTAAAAGCGAATTTTTTCAGTTTGCCACCGAAGGTTTTTTGAGGCTTATTAATTTGTGCAACAGCTTTATTCACCAAATCATGAAGTTGATTTTCTACCTGCACTTGAAGCTCTCTTTGCTGCTTCCGGGTCATGCTGAAATCACTAACTTGATGATTTACAACTGTTACGATCTTCTCACGCCATTGGTCTACAGAAAAAAGACCAAAAGTAATATTATTGATCATACTATAATCTTCCTTAATCTGCTCCCTCTCTATAGATAGCGACCGCAAGCGATTTCCGTAATATGTTTCTCCGCCAAGTAAAATAATCAATGCAAATATTAGTATAATATTAAGCAAGCCACTTTTTTTAGCTGGTAGATTTTGTGGATCAGTTGTCAATTTTATAGCAAATTAAATAATGAAAATCTTTAAACTATTTTAATGTGAATCGTGAGGCGTAATAAACTTTAGGATAGTTGAAAGTATCAATCCATATAAAACAAAACTGATAAATATTATATATCCAGGTTGCAACGCGGTATTGTTTGTTGTAATAACCGTTAGAAAATCACTTTTGATGTTCAACATCTTTAACTGACTCTCCAACAAACCATTTAAACCAATATAAACCATTAATATGGCGATAACGATTACATCAGCCATACTCCATTTTCCAGATTGAAAAGCAAAGTATTTAATGAACTTATTTTCAGCTATCTTCTTTTTACTTAAAAGGTGAATCCCAGTAGAACTTAATTTCATAACCGGGAAAAGAATACTAAAAACCAAAATTAAAATCCCCACTAAAATTGAATCAATGGCTGGCTGTTTAACCAAAACTTCAACCACATCGAGAATACTTTTACTTTGGAAAAAAAGGACTTGGTTTTTAAATACTACATGCTCTCCCAATAGAACAAAATCGAGAGATTTAATTCTAGCGTCCACTTCAATCATAGATGCTGTGAGGCCAATCGCTAATAAGATAAAGGCAAACATTAGTGACATTACAAATAGTGTTGCATGTAAATCAACACGCTTTCTTAAAACCCACCACATGGTTAAAACCACTAATATGCAAATAAGCATTGCGAAAGAATTATAATAAGTGGTTGTTCGAATTTGATCAAGTGAGTTAGTTAAATTCTTATTAAACTCATTAACTGATGAAACATGATATTTCTTAAACATCTTATTCACCATTTCACTTTTCACCGTTAAGGAACTATCAATCACTTCAGTATGCTGTAAGGCATTGAATTTGCCTAAAGCCATTTTGCTCAATTGCTTTTTGTTATTAGGATTATCAACTTTAGCGATTATCGTTTTTGCAAATTTTGGAACCTGAGCTTTTATATCATCAGTATTAACAAAATTATTTACTGCAAATTTTGTTATTTTACCACTGAAAGACTTTTGAGGTTTATTAATAATAGCTTCCGCTTTATTTATAAGGGCAAGAATAATCTGCTCCACTTCAACTTGAAGATCTTTTTTCTGACTGGCTGTCATTTTAAAATCTCTAACCTGATGTTTAACAATTCCAGCAACTTCTTCTCGCCATTGATCAACTGAAAAGAGTCCAAAAGTGATGTTATTCATTTCTGAATAATCTGATTTGATAACTTCTTGTTGTTTAGAAAGTGTGTGCAGTTGATAACCAAAATACCCCTCCACGCCTAGCAACAGCGATAAAAATGTTATTAAAATAATTTTGGGAAGAATCGATTTATGAGCCAATCCATTTTGTTCCGTTGTCGCCAAGTTAAATAAGTTTATGCAGAGTACACTTAATTGATATTCGTTCTGCAATAAAACTCCTATTAATCAAAATAGTTTTAAAATTAATAGATATAATTAAGCGAGTTTAAGCGGTGATGAAGTCATTGATATTCTACTAATTAAGATGAAGCAAAAAACAAAAACAATATAGTTGTAAACAAAAAAAATGCAGACTTATGGCCTGCATTTTTTCTTTGCTAAATAAGCTTACAATTTCTAAAATTCAATTCTAAAATTCGTAAAAAAGCGTAAATAATAATTACTTATACCTGCCTTACATTAATAGCGTTTAATCCTTTTTTTCCTTGTTGTACTTCGAATTCAACATTGTCATCCTCTCTTATCTTATCGATAAGCCCGGTGATATGAACAAATATTTCTTCTCCATTTTCTGCTTTTATAAACCCAAAACCCTTGGTTTCATTGTAAAATTTTACTACTCCAGTTTGCATTTTAATTAATTTTTATAGTTAAACATCTTTTTTCTTAATTATGTTTTATTCATATAAATTTAATTAATTAAAGCACAAATTGTATGCAACTATTACATACTAAACCTATTGAGCTGAATTTATCTCAATTCCATTGATTAAAGTCAAGATTAATGAATCAATAGGAATAAATTAATTATTCAGAAATTTTCTTCTGACTAAAAATCACATAAAAAACACTAATTCCACTTACTATAAAAACTACTCCAAGTATAAAATTGATTATATCATTCATTTTGTAATTTACAATTAAATGACATTGCTTGTATAGAAAAAAATTTTTTTTTGAAATGTCACTTGGTGACCTTTGCAAGCAATTAAGTTAAATTACTCACTACCTTTACGTTGCGGCTTATTTTTGGGGCTTTAACTGGAAAAAGATTTTTGGCAACTGTGCCTTTTCGAGTCTGCTCAATATCAAATTGAACGCTACTTCCAATAAATAATCCTTTTGTTTTACAATCGATAATGTCAAAATAAATACTTTCTTCTACTAGAAACATAGAAATTAGGCCAAAACCTCGTTGCTTGTTATAAGCTGTAATAACACCAATCATAAGTTTATATAGAGACGTAAATAATTTAGCAGTGCTATAATAACAATAGTGCTGTTAATTAATGTAATATAATAGATTATGTTTAAATCCCGCATAAAGATTTATCTTTCAGGTATTTGTACTTACTTTTATGTTATAAATACATTGTATTAGACGTTCAATAATTTTTAATTCATAAAACATTTAAACGATTTCTAAATTAAATCTTGATCAACTAACAGCAATCATAAGATTCTTTTAAGATTTTTGAATAAATTAAACATCTTTGCCAAATAATTATTCTTCATGAAAAACATTAAAAACATCATTTTTGATTACGGAAATGTAATTTTTGAAATTGATTTTACGATAACCCAGGCTGCATTCAAAAACCTCGGCATTAACAATATTGAAAGCTTTTTTTCACATAAATCGCATCATCAAATCTTTAATGATTTTGAAACAGCGGCAATTTCTCCGGAAAATTTTAGAGAAGAAATAAGAAAAGCAGCAAATAATAATGCTTTAACAGATCAAGAAATTGATAGTACCTGGAATAGTTTACTAATTGGAACAATCCAAGCGAATCATGATATATTATTAAAAGTAAAGGAGAAATATCGTACTTTTCTTTTAAGTAATAATAACGAAATCCATTACGAATGGATAATCAATTACCTTAAAACTACGTTTGCAATAAACAACTATGATGACTATTTCGAGAAGGCTTACTTCTCTCAGCATATGAAATTAAGGAAACCCAATATT is drawn from Pedobacter mucosus and contains these coding sequences:
- a CDS encoding cold shock domain-containing protein — its product is MIGVITAYNKQRGFGLISMFLVEESIYFDIIDCKTKGLFIGSSVQFDIEQTRKGTVAKNLFPVKAPKISRNVKVVSNLT
- a CDS encoding HAD family hydrolase, with protein sequence MKNIKNIIFDYGNVIFEIDFTITQAAFKNLGINNIESFFSHKSHHQIFNDFETAAISPENFREEIRKAANNNALTDQEIDSTWNSLLIGTIQANHDILLKVKEKYRTFLLSNNNEIHYEWIINYLKTTFAINNYDDYFEKAYFSQHMKLRKPNINIFEQVLKENNLDPAETLFIDDSPQHIEGAKKVGLNTLLMTVKPSELAVFLKENEII